One genomic region from Gossypium hirsutum isolate 1008001.06 chromosome D13, Gossypium_hirsutum_v2.1, whole genome shotgun sequence encodes:
- the LOC107893538 gene encoding NAC domain-containing protein 86-like (The RefSeq protein has 4 substitutions compared to this genomic sequence) gives MAPMTLPPGFRFHPTDEELVAYYLDRKISGRTIELEIIPEVDLYKCEPWDLPDKSFLPSKDMEWYFYSPRDKKYPNGSRTNRATRGGYWKATGKDRAVQTSKAVVGMKKTLVYYRGRAPHGIRTNWVMHEYRLLHSASPTAPSSLKDSYSLCRIFKKNIQIPKTKEAPVDNNQSFGDEISRGREAEVEDENFNTSSSDVTQGTPNETGVADEYQPPFTSDEANSSANLSSLGPDFSSHPFQIPSYTNLHYQAPYPPLELEDFPQINIISETKASKAEIIDEYMMYDKCKDYMNGSLEEIFSLCASQDNSMPPLSMHD, from the exons ATGGCTCCCATGACTCTCCCTCCTGGTTTCAGGTTTCACCCAACTGATGAAGAGCTTGTCGCTTACTACCTGGATAGGAAAATCAGCGGTCGCACCATTGAGCTTGAGATTATCCCTGAGGTTGATCTCTACAAATGTGAGCCTTGGGATTTACCAG ATAAGTCGTTTTTGCCGAGCAAAGACATGGAGTGGTACTTCTACAGCCCCAGGGATAAGAAATACCCGAATGGATCCAGAACCAACAGGGCAACTCGTGGCGGCTACTGGAAAGCCACTGGCAAGGACAGGGCGGTGCAGACGTCGAAAGCGGTGGTGGGTATGAAGAAGACTTTGGTTTATTACAGAGGTAGGGCTCCCCACGGCATCAGAACTAATTGGGTTATGCATGAATATCGCTTACTTCACTCCGCTTCTCCCACTGCTCCTTCCAGTCTAAAG GACTCTTATTCTTTATGTCGCatcttcaagaaaaacatccaaATCCCTAAAACAAAAGAAGCAGCTGTTGAGAATAATCAATCATTTGGTGATGAAATCTCAAGAGGGAGAGAAGCTGAAGTTGAAGATGAGAATTTCAATACTTCTTCCTCGGATGTCACTCAAGGGACCCCCAATGAAACTGGCGTGGCCGATGAATATCAACCTCCATTTACCTCCGATGAAGCCAATAGTTCGGCTAATTTGTCTTCACTCGGCCCTGATATTTCCTCCGATCCATTTCAG ATTCCAAGCTACACCAATCTCCATTATCAAGCTCCATATCCACCATTAGAGCTAGAGGACTTCCCACAGATAAATATTATATCAGAGACAAAGGCGTCCAAGGCGGAGATAATTGACGAATACATGATGTATGACAAGTGCAAGGACTACATGAACGGATCATTAGAAGAGATTTTCTCACTTTGTGCCTCTCAGGACAATTCCATGCCCCCCCTCTCCATGCATGATTAA